Proteins encoded within one genomic window of Manis pentadactyla isolate mManPen7 chromosome 4, mManPen7.hap1, whole genome shotgun sequence:
- the LOC118914700 gene encoding leucine-rich repeat-containing protein 37B-like: MDENYKDLQAALAEPSYTPEEAEPPVQEEALAPSSARPQGTLPHPGQVPSQRPNLTQVTAAPVDLDVSGPQQPEPSETGFPSLTQNSVVSAQSRSSRVCPMPEPNAHNGTFTILNFQGNSISYVEENTWKSYTWAEKLDLSCNKIQSIERRTFESLPFLQFINLGCNLITELSFGTFQAWHGMQFLHTLNLSLNPLTTVEDSYFLKLRALKYLDMGKTQVTLKTLESIVMMSPKLEKLILPIHMTCCLCQFKNNIEVFYNTVKLHCDSECLTNIAYCDDETSIGNPEGSFMKALQSRRKSNSPELTIEPEKAAADKDAISWSAFKNEQEDFSKESVVSALSYILPYFSDEYLEGAESALLQFINQLLSNLQGVDEPVGHLQNNVENTSLPPESSISAYKNKQGIISVLEDIIDAMPLRSKLLNPRFHPQISTKTLETAQLQENSPPDIQRIGRRLGPLKVVIKGPKGIRERRRRQMRKAGINGKQRAQLLAESTAEEKGITTPSPRAPEQPHVEQPPRETAGSSFSTESSFRGEQEAAVPSVQYLMGRPPASNTPKSLPEIKSKSKDLADSIFVLEAASAGMRNMKASEPTSHLRENYLFPESLRHAGHKILKDKMSRQFSNKGSHNSPMVVNKPPLTAVSLINSPSQEAFSSSELTFQKNNFPDLFSLLDPTLKLTTETQQEHDSVGTGLPSTSTAFPFPGSSTAGDHPEAQLNEQLRSLITDSDVRRLISRVCWTLKTGCSETHLKPACAKLIFQTGLLMKLLSEHQEAKEPRADWDTDQWETENYIHGSPEAQSEQEEQEFREFPKVLVHGYQIKVILALSMTGAVLVLITAFCLIKVRTISSGFQRIICL, translated from the exons ATGGATGAGAACTACAAAGACCTGCAGGCGGCCCTGGCTGAGCCTTCCTACACTCCTGAAGAGGCTGAGCCTCCAGTCCAGGAGGAAGCCCTAGCTCCATCTTCAGCACGCCCTCAGGGGACACTTCCACATCCCGGGCAGGTTCCCAGTCAGCGTCCAAACCTGACTCAGGTCACAGCTGCACCTGTGGACCTGGACGTTTCCGGACCTCAGCAGCCAGAGCCATCTGAGACAGGTTTTCCATCACTGActcaaaattcagtg GTCTCAGCCCAGAGCAGAAGCTCCAGAGTGTGCCCCATGCCAGAGCCCAACGCTCACAATGGCACCTTCACGATCTT AAATTTCCAAGGAAACTCTATTTCTTACGTTGAAGAAAATACATGGAAGTCATACACTTGGGCTGAGAAACT agATTTATCCTGCAATAAAATACAATCTATTGAAAGACGTACATTCGAATCACTACCTTTTCTGCAGTTTAT AAATCTTGGTTGCAATCTAATTACAGAACTGAGCTTTGGAACATTTCAGGCCTGGCATGGAATGCAGTTCTTACACACATT AAACCTCAGTCTTAATCCTCTGACAACTGTTGAAGATTCTTATTTTCTCAAATTGAgagcattaaaatattt AGACATGGGAAAAACCCAAGTGACACTTAAAACACTTGAGAGCATCGTCATGATGAGCCCCAAGTTAGAAAAACT GATTTTACCAATCCATATGACCTGCTGCCTCtgccaatttaaaaataatattgaggTTTTCTACAATACAGTCAAGCTGCATTGTGACAGTGAATGTCTGACAAACATCGCATATTGTG ATGATGAAACATCTATAGGGAACCCAGAAGGGTCGTTCATGAAGGCATTACAATCCCGGAGGAAGAGTAACAGCCCTGAGCTGACTATCGAGCCAGAGAAGGCGGCCGCAGACAAAGATGCCATCAGTTGGTCAGCCTTCAAAAATGAGCAAGAAGACTTTAGCAAGGAAAGTGTTGTTAGTGCACTAAGCTACATATTACCTTATTTCTCTGATGAATATCTGGAAGGTGCAGAATCAGCACTATTACAATTCATTAATCAACTTCTTTCAAACCTACAAGGAGTAGATGAGCCTGTGGGGCATTTGCAAAACAACGTAGAGAACACTTCTCTTCCACCTGAATCCAGCATTTCAGCTTACAAAAATAAACAGGGAATAATCTCTGTTCTGGAAGATATCATAGATGCCATGCCTCTACGTTCCAAACTTCTGAATCCCAGATTTCACCCCCAAATCTCCACCAAAACGTTGGAAACTGCCCAATTACAAGAAAACAGCCCACCAGACATTCAGAGAAtagggaggaggctggggcctTTGAAGGTGGTCATCAAGGGCCCAAAGGGCATTCGGGAGAGGCGACGCAGACAAATGAGGAAGGCTGGCATCAACGGGAAGCAGAGGGCCCAGCTCCTTGCGGAGAGCACGGCCGAGGAAAAAGGCATCACGACCCCATCCCCAAGGGCGCCGGAGCAGCCTCACGTGGAGCAGCCCCCCAGGGAAACCGCAGGAAGCTCCTTCAGCACAGAGTCTTCATTCCGAGGGGAACAGGAGGCAGCCGTCCCTTCTGTCCAGTACTTGATGGGCAGGCCTCCTGCTTCCAATACTCCAAAATCTCTACCTGAGATTAAATCAAAATCGAAAGACCTAGCtgacagtatttttgttttagaagcTGCAAGTGCTGGAATGAGAAATATGAAGGCTTCTGAACCAAcctcacacttaagagaaaattACCTCTTTCCTGAATCTTTGCGGCATGCGGGTCACAAAATACTCAAGGACAAAATGAGTAGACAGTTCAGCAATAAAGGTTCACACAATAGCCCGATGGTTGTGAACAAGCCTCCACTCACTGCAGTGAGCCTTATAAACTCCCCTTCACAAGAGGCTTTTTCATCATCAGAACtgacttttcagaaaaataattttccagatttgttttctcttttggatCCAACTCTCAAACTGACCACGGAAACACAACAGGAACATGACAGTGTGGGCACTGGCTTACCCTCCACATCCACagccttccctttcccagggagctcAACTGCAGGTGACCACCCCGAAGCTCAGCTAAACGAGCAGCTGCGGTCCCTCATCACCGACAGTGATGTGAGAAGGCTCATTTCTCGTGTTTGCTGGACTTTGAAAACGGGCTGCTCGGAGACCCACCTGAAACCAGCCTGTGCCAAGCTCATCTTCCAAACTGGCCTCCTGATGAAGCTTCTCAGCGAGCATCAAGAAGCAAAGGAGCCCAGGGCAGACTGGGATACAGACCAGTGGGAAACAGAAAACTACATCCACGGGAGTCCAGAAGCCCAGAGTGAACAGGAAGAGCAGGAGTTCCGTGAG TTCCCAAAAGTTCTGGTGCATGGGTATCAAATCAAAGTCATCTTGGCATTGTCAATGACAGGAGCAGTGCTGGTGTTGATTACAGCTTTCTGTCTCATTAAGGTAAGGACAATTAGTTCAGGCTTCCAGAGGATAATCTGTCTTTAG